In Caretta caretta isolate rCarCar2 chromosome 11, rCarCar1.hap1, whole genome shotgun sequence, the sequence AGGAAATTTGGTgcaaaagggtgggaggggaggaatgcATTTCCAAAGGCTTGAGACACTCATCTTTTCTAACACATTTTCTGATTTAGTGCAGGCGATAGCTCTGGAATGACTGTTTCTTCTATAAGCCAATTTAAACCATATGCATCTCTTTATTTAAAGACATAAGGTCCCAGTCCTGTGAGGTGCCAAGTGCCTCTTACAAGCTGCTGATGCTGTCACTACTCACTAGGGTGAATGCAAACCTTAACACGTGTCCTTGTAACATGATATGTACAATTTACTCCAATCTGAAGTTGAAGTTAATGCAAGTATTTCTACGACAGGCCAGAAAACATTTCAAgggtttaaaatttgtttttgttttgatgccGAATGAAAACGAGacctttcaaaaatgttcacCAGAGAAATAtcaacccacccaccccagaatagccagtagcctggtgattagagtactcacctgggataGGGGGGTTCTGAATCAGAACCAGGACTGAgcatgggtctcccacatcccaactgaGTTCCCTAACCACCAGCTTACTGGCTGTTCAGGGTAGGTTTCTCTCTCCCCAATGGGACCCAAGACATCTTCAAAAGaaatttccatcaaaacattttgctcttgacaaaatggcatttttcaatggAGAAAAGTTTTGTTTAAGTTTTTCAGCTGGCTCTACTGCTTGTATATGAGTGAGGTTTGGCAGAGCCAGGCCCAGTGGAGGATATGGGGCTGAGTACCTCACCACACTTATTTTGTAACATTGTCAGTCAGTCCACGTTTGGTTagatcaactttaaaaaaaaatacagtgtgaAAATACTTGGTCAGGAAGTGGGGAAAACAAACAATCAGGAATTATTCTGTAGTTTCAGAACAGAGTAGGGAGGAGGACAGGTATGTATTAGGAAACAGTGATTGTAGAAAGACAGGAAAGTAGACATGAACGTAGATGAATTAATTTAGAACTCAGTCCActaccctttctctctctcatggtGAGTAGTACCTCACTGCACAGGCAGCCCCACTGAAATTATTTTGGCTTATTGGTGAAGTATGATACTACTGTGAGTAAGGGGACAGAACTGGGCTCTTAGAGGCCCATGTATTAATGGACCTCAAGGCtcctaatcctgcaaactcttcccCAGGAGAATAGTTCTTACTTACATGAGtagtattgaaatcaatgagactattcacCCAAGTAGGTGTTTTCAGGACCACGATCAACGTTTGAGATAACTTAAAGGAGAGAATATGAACTTTTTAAACAGCTGGCAGTAATTACATAATAAATAGATCATTTACTAGTATTGTGGAATAAGTATTATTGtcccatttttctcttttgtgttcTGCTTGATTCCATAATTTTAagtatatactttttaaaataaaataaaatggacgGAGTGAACAAATGATGTATGTAGAGGGTGAGAGACATACAACCGAGTGTGTACAGATTAAACACATACCCTAACCAGCACACACTATAcagctctctttctttctttatccTAACAATTTTCCAAAAGAGAAACCCAGGCACACTGGATTcaaatttaggatttttttaaatggactatGATATTGCAATTATTATCTAATCTACATCCATATCACTTTCCatttatacatataaatatacacacacatttaagaATATTGAAACAAAAGAATATGAGAAAATGGGAATAACTTTTATCCCATAATAGTGGTAAATGGTCCACTGATAGTCAATTATTAGCCACTGTTTAAAAGGTTACCATCTTCACTTCCCAGCTCCGCCCGCCTGGCCCCCTCTCCTCGCACCCCTCCCCGTGCCGCCCAGCTGTGCCCGCCTggcccccttcctcccgcccctccctgTACCGCCCAGCTGTGCCCGCCtggccccttcctcccgcccctccccgtgCCGCCCAGCTGTGCCCGCCTGGCCCTCTGTCCTCGCACCCCTCCCCGTGCCGCCCAGCTGTGCCTGCCtggccccttcctcccgcccctccccgtgCCGCCCAGCTGTGCCCGCCTGGCCCCCTgtcctcccgcccctccccgtgcagcccagctgtgcccgccTGGCCCCCTgtcctcccgcccctccccgtgccgcccagctgtgccctcctggccccttcctcccgcccctccccgtgCCGCCCAGCTGTGCCCGCCTGGCCCCgtcctcccgcccctccccgtgccgcccagctgtgcccgcctggcccccttcctcccgcccctccccgtgccgcccagctgtgcccgcctgtcccccttcctcccgcccctccccgtgccgcccagctgtgcccgccgggcccctccctcccgcccctccccgtgccgcccagctgtgcccgccgggcccctccctcccgcccctccccgtgccgcccagctgtgcccgccgggcccctccctcccgcccctccccgtgccgcccagctgtgcccgccgggcccccttcctcccgcccctccccgttccgcccagctgtgcccgcctggccccttcctcccgcccctccccgtgCCGCCCAGCTGTGCCCGCCGGGCCCCCTgtcctcccgcccctccccgtgCCGCCCACCTGGGCCCGCCTggcccttcctcccgcccctccccatgcagcccagctgtgcccgccGGGCCCCCTgtcctcccgcccctccccgtgCCGCTCAGCTGTGCCCGCCGggcccccttcctcccgcccctccccgtgCCGCCCACCTGGGCCCGCCTggcccttcctcccgcccctccccatgcagcccagctgtgcccgccGGGCCCCCTgtcctcccgcccctccccgtgCCGCCCAGCTGTGCCCGCCTGGCCCCCtgtcctcccacccctccccgtGCCGCCCAGCGGCGCCCGCCTggcccccttcctcccgcccctccccgtgccgcccagctgtgcccgccgggcccctccctcccgcccgcccCTCCCCGTTCCGCCCAGCTGTGCCCGCCgggcccctccctcccgcccctccccgttccgcccagctgtgcccgccgggcccctccctcccgcccctccccgttccgcccagctgtgcccgcctggccccttcctcccgcccctccccgtgccgcccagctgtgcccgccgggcccccttcctcccgcccctccccgtgCCGCGCACCTGGGCCCGCCTggcccttcctcccgcccctccccatgcagcccagctgtgcccgccGGGCCCCCTgtcctcccgcccctccccgtgccgcccagctgtgcccgcctggccccttcctcccgcccctccccgtgCCGCCCAGCGGCGCCCGCCGCGGCTCTTTACCGGGCCCCTCTCCGACTGCGGCAGGACCGCGTTCCCCCGGCGCCCGCCGATCCGGAACCGGGCCGCCTTGTAGATCTTCCAGTAGACGAAGAGCACGACGCCGAGCGGCAGGTAGAAGGCGCCGCAGGTGGAGAAGACGGCGTAGGAGGGCTCCTGGCTGACCTGGCAGCGCTGCAGCGCGGGGCTGTAGGTCTCGCCCCAGCCGGCGAGGGGCGCCAGGGCGATGAGGGCGGAGAGCGCCCAGGCGAGGCCGATCATGGCGCTGGAGGCGCGGCGGCGGGCGCGCAGGGTGTACTGCAGGTGGCGGGTGATGGACCAGTAGCGGTCCAGGGCGATGGCCGTCACGTTCCAGATGCTGGCCGTGCAGCACAGCACGTCGAAGGAGACCCACGCGTGGCACAGCGCCCGGCCCAGCCGCCAGCGCCGCCCGGCCGACAGCTCCCTCACCAGGCTCAGCGGCATGGCCAGCGCCGCCACCAGCACGTCGGCCAGGGCGGTGGAGGCCACCAGGTTGTGGGGCACCCGGTGGAAGGTCTTGACCCGCAGGATGGTCACCAGCACCAGCAGGTTCCAGAGGAAGGTGGCGACGGTCAGGAGGACCAGCAGGGTGAGGACCAGGATGCTGAAGATGGAGAAGGGCTCCCGGCTCCTCCAGGCGCCGCCCCCCAGCTCCGAGGTGGAGTTGCCCCCCGCCGGGGCGGAGGACGCGTTGAGGTCCATGGCTGGCTGGCCCGGGAGTCTGGTGGCCAAGGAGCAGCTCGGGGCTGGGCGGGTTGCGCGCTCCGTTGGCGCGCCCAGGGGACCGCCTGCGCGGGGTGCGAACCGCCGGCGAGACGCGCTCCCGGGGTCTTCTCCGCGGCCTGCCCCTCGCTCCCCCCGCCAAATGCCCCGCGGCCGAGTCCCGCCCGGGCGCCGGGAAGCGAAGTGAGTCTAGGCAAGAGCCTCGCTACGGCTGCCTCCCTTCAGCCGCTGCTCCCTGCCGTTGCCATGTGCTCCCGTCTGCCTccctggctggggcgggggggacgctGTGCCGGCTCCCCGCTCGCCCCCCTTTCCGTGGCACGGGCTCCCGCTGCAGGAAAGGGCGAAGGGAAAGAGAGGCTCGCTCGGGTCCGCCTGCTGGGGGGCTCCGGGCGCTGGGCGGAGCAGGCAGCGCGTCTGCGGCTTGCAACCGGCAGCCGGCGGGACTGGAGAAAAGCCTTTGCCACCCCTTGTCCTGCCGTGCGCCCTCTCCCCGCAGGCAGGTGACCGCCAGACACAACGAGCGCCAAACCCAGGGCTCTCAGCAATGATCCCCCCGCCCCGTAACAGCCAGAGCACCCTAccagcccacccctctcctctAACAGCCagagcacccccacccctctcctctaACAGCCAGAGCACCCTACCACAACCAACCCACCCCTCTCCTGTAACAGCCAGAGCATCCTGCCACTCCTCTTCTGTAACAGCCAGAGCACTCCCACCCCTCTAACAGCCAGAGCCCCCTACcacaaccaaccaacccaccTCTCTCCTACAACAGCTAGAGCACCCTACCCTCAGACCCCCTCCTCTGTAACAGCCAGGgcacccccctcctcctccaactCTCCCACTGTCCCCTCCTCTGTTacagccacacacccctccctcaaCCAACTCACTGCCCCATAACAGCCAGagcaccctgtaccccaaccAATTCATCCCCTCTGTAACAGCCAGAGCAGCCAACCACCCCACCCCTGTGTAACAGTCAGAACACCCTGCTCCCCACCAACCCACCCCACTCCTCCATAACAGCCAGAGCACTGTATCCCCACAACTCCTGTTACAACCACAGCACCTTCCCCCCCAACCAGCCTACCCACCGCCTCCTCTGTTACAACCAGAACACTTCACCCCTCCCCGCAACcatcacacccacacaccccctgtATTTACCAAAGAATCCTACCCCACTCACCCTCCCATCTCTGTAACAACCAgagcaccccacccccatctaaaTAGTTATAACACCCTACCCCACCAGGGTGCAACCAGATATGTCCTaaggaggggcctcagggaaaggaccCCTCTCCAATAGGGCACATGTCCTGAGgcagagaagactgaagggcTCAGGGT encodes:
- the LOC125645089 gene encoding 5-hydroxytryptamine receptor 5B-like is translated as MDLNASSAPAGGNSTSELGGGAWRSREPFSIFSILVLTLLVLLTVATFLWNLLVLVTILRVKTFHRVPHNLVASTALADVLVAALAMPLSLVRELSAGRRWRLGRALCHAWVSFDVLCCTASIWNVTAIALDRYWSITRHLQYTLRARRRASSAMIGLAWALSALIALAPLAGWGETYSPALQRCQVSQEPSYAVFSTCGAFYLPLGVVLFVYWKIYKAARFRIGGRRGNAVLPQSERGPVKEASHEPQMVFTARHATVTFQTDGETWREQKEKKAALMVGILIGVFVLCWIPFFITELISPLCSCNIPPVWKSIFLWLGYSNSFFNPLIYTAFNKNYNNAFKTLFVRQR